The Acidianus manzaensis genome has a window encoding:
- a CDS encoding nucleotidyltransferase family protein, with protein MKAVILAGGYGKRLRPLTDDKPKPLIEIAGKPIIEWQIEWLKNYGINSFIILTGYKKEVLTEWISKNKNRLEIECLFSTEEEPLGTGGAIYQVKSFLNEEFITINGDILTNLDIRELKTQDALASIALVPLRSPYGVVQTNDDKVIKFVEKPVLKDYWVNAGVYVLKQDIFEYLPEKGDIERLTFPTLAEKGLLKGKKFENVYWRSIDSVKDVEEASNELPEIFKNKK; from the coding sequence ATGAAAGCTGTAATTCTAGCAGGAGGATATGGGAAACGCTTAAGACCATTAACAGATGATAAACCAAAACCATTAATAGAGATAGCAGGAAAACCTATAATAGAATGGCAAATCGAATGGCTTAAAAATTATGGAATAAATTCATTTATAATATTAACAGGATATAAAAAGGAAGTCCTTACAGAATGGATATCTAAAAATAAAAATAGATTAGAAATAGAATGTTTATTCAGCACAGAAGAAGAACCATTAGGTACTGGAGGAGCAATATACCAAGTTAAATCTTTCCTAAATGAAGAATTTATCACTATAAATGGGGATATACTAACAAACTTAGATATTAGAGAATTAAAAACACAAGATGCCTTAGCATCAATAGCATTAGTACCACTTAGAAGTCCATACGGAGTAGTACAAACTAATGATGACAAAGTAATCAAATTTGTAGAAAAACCTGTATTGAAAGATTACTGGGTTAATGCTGGAGTTTACGTGCTAAAACAAGACATCTTTGAATATTTACCAGAAAAAGGAGATATAGAAAGATTAACTTTTCCTACGCTAGCAGAAAAAGGACTATTAAAAGGAAAGAAATTCGAAAACGTATACTGGAGATCAATAGATTCAGTAAAAGATGTAGAAGAAGCATCAAATGAACTACCAGAAATATTTAAAAATAAAAAATAA
- a CDS encoding methylated-DNA--[protein]-cysteine S-methyltransferase, with product MIIYGLYKSPFGDITVAKSEKGFIMLDFCNCVEKDSMDNSQFTDFFYKLDLYFEGKPVDLREPVDINTLNSFRISVFKEVMKIPWGKTKTYGELARILETSPRAIGVSLSKNPILLIIPCHRVISENGLGGYSRGVDLKRKLLKLEGAIKD from the coding sequence GTATAAAAGCCCTTTCGGAGATATAACAGTAGCAAAAAGTGAAAAAGGATTCATAATGCTAGATTTTTGTAATTGTGTAGAAAAAGACTCAATGGATAATTCGCAATTTACAGATTTTTTCTATAAATTAGATTTATATTTTGAAGGAAAACCAGTAGATTTACGAGAACCAGTAGATATTAATACATTAAATTCGTTTAGAATATCCGTATTTAAGGAAGTCATGAAAATCCCTTGGGGAAAAACAAAAACCTACGGAGAATTAGCTAGAATTCTTGAAACTTCCCCAAGAGCTATAGGAGTTTCTTTATCAAAAAATCCAATATTACTAATAATTCCATGTCATAGAGTCATATCAGAGAATGGTTTAGGAGGATATTCTAGAGGTGTAGATTTAAAAAGAAAACTATTAAAACTAGAAGGAGCAATTAAAGACTAA